In Miscanthus floridulus cultivar M001 chromosome 19, ASM1932011v1, whole genome shotgun sequence, the DNA window TTTGCATAAGCACAACAGTACTGCTAATTAATAATAAGCAGCCAAGTTAGCATACAACTAACACAAGCAATAATGACCAGCGGAACCAATGTCTGCAGGCAAAAAAAATCCCTGATCGCaggcttgggggggggggggggggggggggggggttgttaaTTGATGATTAAATGCAATGTCTATACAATTAACAGAAAGCCATCAACTTAACTGTGACAGCGCACCAGACTACATATGattggccctgtttggatactctagcacagctagaggttagagttagtttctagctcaggactagccctgaactaactctagcctaagagatgtttggatacaagggttaaaatgataataaatgtgctttccaaatcattggtgcaggtgaaagtagagagaaaacagtggaccccacctcaaatagccccaactagcccaaataatcacctctttggggggatagttttttagggtgggctagttgcaaataacccactctagccctCCTGTTTGGCTACTTTAGGGCTAGTTGAGCTCCAACTAGCCCAAACTAGCTCTAACCCATGGATCAAACAGGACCATTGTTTCCATTGTTCATCCACAAAAGTAGCTATAGCCAACGGTGAGTACACAGTAAAAGCAGATATCAATTCAAGTAAGCTTCAGCTGTCATGTCTTTGAACTGTGACATTCATccggttcgcttggcttataaggcgtattttttcagccaacgaataatattttttcctcacaataaatcagctaacagtacttttagtcatgacttattAGCCAAATAAACATGCCAATTAATCCAGCACtagcaacaaaaaaaaatctaCAGCATTTCCCTACTAGTTTCCTTCGAAAAATCCTGAACACCACATCATACGTAAAATCTCACATGGTAGCTATTACAGGACTGCAGAAAGCAAGAGTGAAgtggatgaaaaaaaaaacagaaacgcTATACGTCAACCGCATGATTTACTTGCCACTGTCAACCGAATTTTCCAGCGTTGGATCTTGACTCTGGCCCGAGAGCTGCCGCTCGATCTATCGGATGCCTGCAGCGTCACGCCGCCCCAGCCCTTCGAGCGTTGGATCTGATCGATCGCGTTTCTCATCTCTGGGTGGACTCGCAGATGCCACGGTACGTGAGCAACCCGGGGTACGGCCCGCGCGCCGGCCTCCCCGCTGTGACCTCGTCGGCGATGATGATGAAGCAACTACAGCAACTCATGTCGACGCAGCAGAAGCAGCCACAGATGTGGCAGTACCATGTCTCGGAGTACCAGCCAAGGCCGGACGCTACGCCTTCCTCGGTGACGGCGTCGGTGGCGACAACGTGGCATGGAATTTCGATTTTTTGTgaagattttgtttttttttaaatttgtgaataatttggcatatatttctctgtgtctggaatccatagaaataatttgtaattttttttgaaaattttagtatatatttgtgttattccGAACTTACATCACTCATTCTAATAAATCACAGTGAAGACATCAttataaatatagtaataagataATGTAAATATAGTTAGAAGATTGTGTAAGTGTATGGAAAAAATTTAGTTGACAGTAGAGACCAAAATAACTAAATGTCACGTAGACAGATAAAAAAAAACATGGTCCCCCATATTCTCTCTTCCCTATTTGATAACACACAAATAGGAGCAATGAAGTACGAATCGTCTCCACAGTTtggctgttcgtttggctgtggtttattgtaaacgatcgtaaatttccaatcggaacaatatttttctctcatacaaatcaaccggcagtacttcttcacgaaccagcaacgatacgaaccagccaaccgaacaggctgccttCTATAGGTCGGTAAAACGTGTAGTCAATGCAGATGGGTCGAGTCAGTTAGTTGGTCAGCCATAAAGTACGATCATGCcagccaaaaaaaaaaggatCGGAAGAGCACAACAACAGGAGGATATTAGCTGCCATTGTCACATACAGTAGACTGAGAGGTCTAGGACGTTGATGAAAACAACAGTCGGTCACCATTTATAGTACACAAAGAGATAACATAGCATCTGATTAAGACCGTGTTAAGTTCAGTGATGGTTACCACCAAAAGCGATGGCTATGTAGCAAACTCCTTAATTAGGGCTTATTTGGATCCACCAACTAAATTTTAGCGGACTCAATTTAGCTGTTGAGGATCCAAACGGTCCAGCTAAAAgaccagctaaagtttagctgagtCTAGTTGTTTTAACCCAGCTAAActcagctaaagtttagcttaGTCTATTAGCCAGAGGTTCCAAATGTTGGTCCGATtggatctcagattcagatctggaaCTAACAGAGGACAGCTTGGCCCTTGGCCGCTTGGATTGAATGGAAAAATACAATGGCCTATTTTACAATGACACTCCCTTGCCCTTTATAGGCAAAGGGAACTCCCACTTGCTACAACATATTCAAACCACTAAAGTGAATACTGAGCATATTCCTAACACAAGGCTTGAAAGCCAAGAAAAGTAAAagcactaggcttatctatcaATCTCCCTCTAAGCCTTGTGCCGAGCATTGGAGGTGATTTGCTGTAGTCCAATCCTCTCCCTCATCTCTTGGAACTTAGACTTCTCCAGCGACTTGGTGAGAATGTCAGCCAGCTGATCGGTAGTGGCAATGTGGCTGGCCTTGATGCTTCTGTCCTCCAAACAATCTCTGATGAAGTGGTGCTTGATGCGGATGTGCTTGCTTCTTTCATGTAAGACAGGGTTCTTAGCCAGAGCTAGAGCAGACTTGCTGTCCACCTTCAGCTCAACCATATCCACCTTCCTACCAAGGAGCTCTGCCAGCATCCTTGACAGCCATAGCACCTGTGTTGCGGCAGTGACGATGGCGATGTACTCCGCTTAACAGCTTGAGagggccaccaccttctgcttgaggGACTGCCAGCTGACAAAGCAATCACCGAGAAAGAACACCGTCCTGGTTGTGCTCTTGTTGGTATCCACATCGCCGACGAGGTTGCTGTCGTAGTAGCTGATGAACCACGCCGTGTCGGGGGCCCTTCCATAGTGAAGACCATAGTCGAGAGTGCCCATCACATAGCGTAGGATTCACTTGATGGCCTACAGATGCTCCATTGTTGGCCGCTCCATGAACCGGATCATGTACTCGACGACAAACGTGATGTCCGACCGGgtatggactaggtagcgcaagcTCCTGATCAGCCACCAATAATGGGTTGGATCAACCTCCTCCGCCATGCTCTCCCGACTCAGCTTGAGCTTCTCCTTCATCGAGGTGTGGGCTAGATTGCAGCCTGTCATACTGCCGAGCTCGAGGATGCGCTTGGTGTAGTGGGTTTGGCGAAGGGCGATCTCGGTGGCGTCCTGGCGCACTTCGACGCTGaggtagaagcagaggaggccgtgGTCGCTCATGTGGAATGCTTTCTTCATCTATGCCTTGAACAGCTCCACCTTCTGCTCTTTAGCCCCAGTAATGATGAGGTCATCGACGTAGACGCCGACCAATAGAATGTTGCGTCCGCTGCCCCGCCGATACACCGCCGCCTCATGCGCGCTCTGCTTGAAGCCCATGTTCTTGAGTGTGGTGTCGAGCTTTGCGTTCTAGGCACGCAGTGCCTGACGCATGCATAGAATGCCTTGTGCAAGCGGTACACCTTCCCCTCTTCTTCGGTGGCGGCGTAGCTAGGTGGCTagcgcacgtagacctcctccttgaggtcaccattgaggaaggcggACTCTACGTCCATGTGGTggacttgccacccttcttgagCCACCAGCGCGAGGAGGACATGGACTGATTCCATGTATGCCACGGGGGTGAAGGTGTCGTCGTAGTCGATCCCCTCTTGCTGAACGAAGCCGcgtgccaccagccacgccttggCTTGATCACCGCGCCCACCTCGTCCTTCTTGAGTTTGAACACCCACTTTAGGGTGATAGGGCGGTGGCCATCAGGCAGTGGCaccagctcccaggtgcggttctgctCGATGGATTTGAGCTCCTGCTCCATCGCCACCCGCCATGCCGGATCACCCTGCGCCTCAGCATAAGTGGGCGGCTCACCGGCGTGCGTTAGATGAATTCACCGCCATTGTCCATGCAGAGCACCCGAAGCTTGCGACCACACTCCTTCTCCGTGGCTGCCTAGTGGCACTTGATGGCGTCCGTAGCTGCCACCTTGGAATCGAGCAACACGACCCACATATAGCGGGTGGTGTCGTCGACGAGCAGTAGGAAGTAGCACCGAGGCTGCCGTGCACCAGCTCGAGCTGCTCGGTGGCACGGTAGGAGGCTTGACGCGGGAAGAGCCGGCGCTTCAGCTTGGTCACAACACAGGTGTCGCAGAGCTGATCGACATGGTCGACGCAGGGCATGCCACGAACCATCTCCTTCTTGCCGAGCTGCTTTAGGGcttcgaagtgaaggtgcccaaAACGCTCATGCCAGCGCCATGCCTCGTCATCCCGATGCGTGGCAAGACAGAGGGGGTGTGCCACCTGTACATGGAGCACATAAAAGGCGGTTGCTTCCCCagttcaccttggcgagaagacaGCAGCCTCTTTCCTAGATGCGCAGCACACCGTCCTTAATCTCCACCCGCGAGCCATTCTCGTCCAGCTGCCTGATGCTAATGATGGAGTTTTTCAAGGCTAGGATGTAGTACACCCCAGTGAGAAGACGGTGCTCCCCCGTCTTGGCCTTGAAGATGACCGAGCCGATGCCATTGATCTCGACGGTGGAGGCATCACTAAACTTTACGGAGCCctttgtaacgtcccgcctctttgaggccaggcccgcttacatctgataGCTTTCCTAgcacatagactgccctcatagacccacacaagtcttttttgcgtactttgtcctcactcatgcgcacccgggaaggacttcccggtcggtcacccatcaacccaagccaagcacgcttaaccttgaagttcttaagagatgggcttccagaaaagaagttgcaacttgttagtataagtatcctattaatcctattaagccctgggccggggtgttacatcctcacccccttaggaGACcaacgtcctcgtcgatcaaccCCAGGCTAGGaacgtcctctcttggccacgtccgtgtgtcctgTGCCAACGCATG includes these proteins:
- the LOC136526642 gene encoding uncharacterized mitochondrial protein AtMg00810-like, which encodes MKKAFHMSDHGLLCFYLSVEVRQDATEIALRQTHYTKRILELGSMTGCNLAHTSMKEKLKLSRESMAEEVDPTHYWWLIRSLRYLVHTRSDITFVVEYMIRFMERPTMEHLAPDTAWFISYYDSNLVGDVDTNKSTTRTVFFLGDCFVSWQSLKQKVVALSSC